One genomic region from Cyanobium usitatum str. Tous encodes:
- a CDS encoding beta-ketoacyl-[acyl-carrier-protein] synthase family protein — protein MRKPSERLAVTGWGSINPLGHDPESTWKAILSGRSGVSSLADEWAKDLPIRLAGRVQQDLCETLEPLLQRRLDRCSQLALLAARQAWAQASPHLSGVDPARIAVVIGTGIGGLATLERQHTILLNAGPTRVNPLTVPMLIPNAAASHIAIDLGLHGGAHTPVSACASGAEALLLAQLLITDDRADVVLAGGTEAPVNRLGLVGFAAMRALSSRNEEPEQASRPYGQDRDGFVLSEGAGVLVLQRERDLASGAPPPLGIIQACGCSSDGHHIVAPEPEGLQASQAIADALQRADLTVADLSFVQAHATGTPVGDLAESRALRRGLGNALDHMPVTAPKGQLGHLLGAAGAVETILALQALRQGIVPRSLNSNPLDPAVNLAVVQQESLVLPSHNSERYALKNAFGFGGHNISLILAA, from the coding sequence ATGCGCAAGCCTTCTGAACGGCTGGCGGTTACCGGCTGGGGCTCGATAAACCCATTAGGGCACGACCCCGAAAGCACCTGGAAAGCAATACTCTCGGGCCGCTCCGGAGTTAGCTCACTGGCTGATGAATGGGCAAAAGACCTGCCTATCCGGTTGGCAGGTCGCGTACAGCAAGACCTATGCGAGACCCTAGAGCCCCTGCTGCAACGGCGCCTGGATCGCTGTTCCCAACTGGCCCTGCTGGCAGCCCGCCAAGCATGGGCGCAAGCTTCACCCCACCTCTCAGGTGTAGATCCTGCCCGAATTGCAGTTGTGATTGGCACGGGGATAGGTGGCCTGGCCACGCTTGAGCGCCAGCACACCATCTTGCTGAATGCGGGCCCGACACGGGTTAACCCCCTGACTGTGCCAATGCTGATACCCAATGCAGCGGCAAGTCATATTGCTATCGACCTTGGACTTCACGGAGGGGCCCATACGCCAGTTTCAGCTTGCGCGTCTGGCGCCGAAGCCCTGCTGCTGGCCCAGCTACTGATCACTGACGATCGTGCTGACGTGGTGTTGGCAGGTGGCACAGAAGCCCCTGTGAATCGACTGGGATTGGTGGGGTTCGCCGCAATGCGGGCGCTCTCTAGTCGTAATGAGGAACCTGAGCAGGCTTCCAGGCCCTATGGCCAGGACAGGGACGGTTTCGTGCTGTCCGAGGGCGCAGGCGTATTGGTATTGCAAAGGGAGCGGGACCTGGCCAGCGGAGCACCTCCTCCCTTGGGAATAATCCAGGCCTGCGGTTGCAGCAGCGATGGTCACCACATCGTTGCCCCTGAACCAGAAGGCCTGCAAGCAAGCCAAGCAATTGCCGATGCCCTGCAGCGGGCGGATCTGACAGTGGCGGACCTCAGCTTCGTCCAGGCTCACGCCACGGGCACACCAGTGGGAGACCTGGCAGAGTCGCGAGCCCTGCGCCGCGGTCTAGGCAATGCCCTAGACCACATGCCTGTAACAGCACCTAAGGGCCAGTTGGGACACCTACTCGGGGCAGCCGGAGCAGTGGAAACCATCCTTGCCCTACAAGCTTTGCGTCAAGGAATAGTGCCGCGCAGCCTGAACTCAAACCCTCTCGATCCAGCCGTAAATCTTGCAGTGGTTCAACAGGAGTCGCTAGTACTGCCAAGCCATAACAGCGAGCGCTATGCCCTCAAGAATGCATTCGGCTTCGGCGGTCACAACATCAGCTTGATCCTGGCCGCCTGA
- a CDS encoding acyl carrier protein, with protein MTQILIQISGADPAQITPEARLIEDIGIDSLGFYEILIEADESLGIKIREEDLLKFRTVGDIQNHLRSMEQPDAQAF; from the coding sequence TTGACTCAGATCCTGATTCAGATCTCAGGAGCTGACCCTGCCCAGATCACCCCTGAGGCCCGCCTGATCGAAGACATAGGCATTGACTCCTTGGGCTTCTACGAAATTCTGATCGAAGCCGATGAGTCCCTCGGCATCAAAATCCGGGAGGAAGACCTGCTCAAATTCCGAACGGTGGGCGATATTCAGAACCACCTGAGGTCCATGGAGCAACCCGATGCGCAAGCCTTCTGA
- a CDS encoding GNAT family N-acyltransferase, which yields MFSSQGLDLYLLPGEHFAPYADAVGILRELTYRQQLSGSGQTRDLDSRDCFYDHFLLVEGCSGELAGSARLQFVPRHDCGNSGESGAETPLPGGHQSYLEHVYPGIKTVLAQRGNHLEIGRVALAPRFQRQPHTLMCLFRGGLQVAVSSGYQSIHGLVSYNHFAYSDAVNQSFLGSLTRAPFLETELPCPQPRHSLSWLAPMEAQGSIETIQGLEQQIREQLEPSFRLPVLLRQYINLMEARVRNLSLARDFNQITEILMAADLSRIPRRRLQHFIDFVHQPVYRRFSWYRGS from the coding sequence TTGTTCAGCTCCCAGGGGCTCGACCTTTATTTGCTGCCCGGTGAACATTTTGCACCCTATGCAGACGCAGTCGGCATTCTGCGGGAGCTGACCTACCGCCAGCAACTTTCTGGATCGGGGCAGACCCGTGACCTCGATAGCAGGGATTGCTTCTACGACCACTTCCTACTGGTGGAGGGCTGTAGCGGCGAGCTGGCAGGCTCTGCCCGGCTCCAGTTCGTGCCTCGACATGACTGCGGCAACAGCGGCGAATCCGGCGCCGAGACGCCTCTTCCAGGAGGTCATCAGTCCTACCTCGAGCACGTTTATCCAGGCATCAAAACGGTTCTGGCCCAGAGAGGCAATCACCTGGAAATTGGCCGAGTAGCACTTGCGCCCCGCTTCCAGCGCCAGCCTCACACCTTGATGTGCCTGTTTAGGGGCGGACTTCAGGTGGCAGTTTCCTCTGGCTACCAATCCATCCATGGGCTGGTCTCCTACAACCATTTTGCCTACAGCGACGCAGTCAACCAAAGCTTTCTGGGCAGCCTGACGCGGGCACCATTTCTAGAAACGGAGCTGCCCTGCCCCCAGCCCCGCCATTCGCTTAGCTGGCTTGCACCAATGGAAGCCCAGGGATCCATCGAGACCATTCAGGGGCTTGAACAGCAGATCAGGGAGCAACTAGAGCCAAGCTTTCGGTTGCCCGTGCTGCTCCGCCAGTACATCAACCTGATGGAAGCCAGGGTTCGAAACCTCTCCCTGGCCCGTGACTTCAATCAAATCACCGAAATCCTGATGGCTGCCGACCTCAGCCGCATCCCCCGCCGTCGTCTACAGCACTTCATCGACTTCGTCCACCAACCTGTCTACCGGCGTTTCAGCTGGTACCGAGGCAGCTGA
- a CDS encoding polysaccharide biosynthesis/export family protein — MPGASGALPSASAVWPADPGRSFRYRLGPGDRLRMSVFKVEGYAAEVEILSDGTINLPRLNSVPVWGLSLDEAQKRITSLYSRYLRRPLVYLDLIAPRPVRITVVGEVQKPGFYSLTPQANSSSLQAVGAQQTTVSSAGWPTLVDAVQKAGGITATANLSDVVLIRQGGRPESPKTSFRFDFLSTLLGQSQTVNPLLMDGDTVQVSKLEGVTSNEILIRAGKSNLSADAIAVMVVGEVNAPGLKQVRSNSSLTEAVMAAGDLNQLRADANFIRLLRMQSDGTVASTRLRFEPGATLGSINNPALQNGDVIVVARNGWTSLNQRLAQSVEPLGPLLNAASLYNILIKGP; from the coding sequence ATGCCTGGGGCCTCAGGAGCTCTGCCGAGCGCCTCTGCTGTGTGGCCAGCAGATCCGGGCAGGAGCTTTCGCTATCGCCTCGGCCCTGGGGACCGGTTGCGTATGTCCGTATTCAAGGTTGAAGGCTACGCCGCAGAAGTGGAGATACTCAGCGATGGCACTATCAACTTGCCGCGGTTGAACTCAGTGCCCGTCTGGGGCCTCAGCCTGGATGAAGCTCAGAAACGGATTACAAGCTTGTATTCCCGTTACCTGCGCAGACCTCTGGTCTATCTCGATCTAATTGCTCCCCGTCCGGTGCGGATCACCGTGGTTGGGGAGGTTCAGAAGCCCGGCTTCTATAGCCTCACCCCACAGGCTAATAGCTCCAGTCTCCAAGCTGTCGGCGCCCAGCAGACCACCGTTTCCAGTGCCGGTTGGCCCACCTTGGTCGATGCGGTTCAGAAAGCAGGGGGCATTACTGCCACTGCCAATCTCTCTGATGTTGTGCTGATCCGTCAGGGAGGCAGGCCTGAATCGCCCAAGACCAGCTTCCGCTTTGATTTTCTGTCTACTCTTTTGGGCCAGTCTCAGACGGTCAATCCACTGTTGATGGATGGGGACACAGTTCAAGTTTCCAAGCTTGAAGGTGTCACTTCTAATGAGATTTTGATCAGGGCTGGTAAGTCGAATCTTTCTGCTGATGCCATTGCCGTTATGGTCGTGGGAGAAGTTAATGCTCCCGGTCTCAAGCAAGTTCGCTCCAATAGCTCGCTCACCGAGGCGGTAATGGCAGCCGGAGACCTCAATCAGCTGAGAGCCGATGCCAACTTCATTCGCCTGTTGAGAATGCAGAGCGACGGCACAGTTGCCTCAACTCGGTTGCGTTTTGAGCCAGGAGCCACACTTGGCTCAATCAACAACCCTGCTCTGCAGAACGGTGATGTGATCGTTGTAGCCCGTAATGGCTGGACGAGTCTCAATCAACGTCTTGCTCAAAGTGTGGAGCCCCTTGGCCCCCTCTTGAACGCGGCTTCCCTGTACAACATTTTGATTAAAGGCCCCTAG
- a CDS encoding 23S rRNA (pseudouridine(1915)-N(3))-methyltransferase RlmH, with amino-acid sequence MNPARIRILAVGKVRKGWVQEGIALYRRRLPGLEIVELRDGGMAREAEALSAELRGGEQLVALCEEGQSYDSLAFAKALEGSGSERLAFVIGGADGLDPALKGRAHWRLSLSPMTFPHELARLLLLEQLYRASSIQQGGPYHRPGA; translated from the coding sequence ATCAACCCAGCCCGCATCCGCATCCTGGCCGTGGGCAAAGTGCGCAAGGGCTGGGTGCAAGAGGGCATTGCCCTCTATCGCAGGCGGCTCCCGGGGCTGGAGATAGTGGAGCTGCGGGATGGTGGCATGGCTCGCGAGGCGGAGGCCTTATCCGCTGAGCTGCGCGGCGGCGAGCAGTTGGTTGCCCTGTGCGAGGAGGGCCAAAGCTACGACTCGTTGGCCTTCGCCAAGGCGCTTGAAGGCTCTGGCTCGGAGCGGCTGGCGTTTGTGATCGGTGGGGCCGATGGCCTCGACCCGGCGCTCAAGGGACGGGCCCACTGGCGCCTGAGCCTCTCACCGATGACCTTTCCCCACGAGCTGGCGCGGCTGCTGCTGCTGGAGCAGCTCTACCGGGCCAGCTCGATTCAGCAAGGCGGGCCCTACCACCGCCCAGGCGCTTGA
- the purB gene encoding adenylosuccinate lyase, whose translation MIERYTLPEMGNLWSEEAKFQSWLDVEIAATEANCELGRVPAEAVATIKSKASFSVERILEIEAEVRHDVIAFLTNVNEHVGDAGRYIHVGMTSSDVLDTGLALQMKASVALLRAELDLLADALRALAREHKGTVMIGRSHAIHGEPISFGFKLAGWLAEVERNRERLERLERVVSVGQISGAMGTYANTDPQVEAIACAKLGLEPDTASTQVIARDRHAEYVQTLALVGAALERFSTEIRNLQRTDVLEVEENFAKGQKGSSAMPHKRNPIRSERISGLARVLRSYVVAALENCALWHERDISHSSVERMMLPDCSATLHFMLREMTEVVKSLGVYPDNMARNMNVYGGVVFSQRVLLALVEAGINREDAYRIVQRNAHSAWNTDGGNFRANLEADGEVTGKLSAEQLAECFSTDLHQANLGVVWQRLGI comes from the coding sequence TTGATCGAGCGTTACACCCTGCCCGAGATGGGCAACCTCTGGAGTGAAGAGGCCAAGTTTCAGAGCTGGCTTGATGTGGAGATCGCCGCCACCGAGGCCAACTGCGAGCTGGGGCGGGTGCCTGCTGAGGCGGTTGCCACGATTAAGTCCAAGGCCAGTTTTTCAGTGGAGCGGATCCTCGAGATCGAGGCCGAGGTGCGCCACGACGTGATCGCCTTCCTCACCAACGTCAACGAGCACGTGGGGGATGCGGGCCGCTACATCCACGTGGGCATGACCAGCTCCGACGTGCTCGACACGGGCCTGGCCCTGCAGATGAAGGCTTCGGTGGCCCTGTTGCGCGCCGAGCTCGACCTGCTGGCCGATGCCCTCAGGGCGCTAGCCCGCGAGCACAAGGGCACGGTGATGATTGGCCGCAGCCATGCCATCCACGGCGAGCCGATCAGCTTCGGCTTCAAGCTGGCCGGCTGGCTGGCCGAGGTGGAACGCAACCGCGAGCGACTGGAGCGCTTGGAGCGGGTGGTGAGCGTGGGCCAGATCAGCGGCGCCATGGGCACCTACGCCAACACCGACCCCCAGGTGGAGGCGATCGCCTGCGCCAAGCTCGGCCTGGAGCCAGACACCGCCAGCACCCAGGTGATCGCCCGCGATCGCCACGCCGAATACGTGCAGACCCTGGCCCTGGTGGGCGCGGCCCTAGAGCGCTTCTCCACCGAGATCCGCAACCTGCAGCGCACCGACGTGCTCGAGGTGGAGGAGAACTTCGCCAAGGGCCAGAAGGGCAGCTCGGCCATGCCCCACAAGCGCAACCCGATCCGCAGCGAGCGCATCAGCGGCCTGGCCCGGGTGCTGCGCAGCTACGTGGTGGCGGCCCTGGAAAACTGCGCCCTCTGGCACGAGCGCGACATCAGTCACAGCTCGGTGGAGCGGATGATGCTGCCCGACTGCTCCGCCACCCTGCACTTCATGCTGCGGGAGATGACCGAGGTAGTGAAGAGCCTAGGGGTCTACCCAGACAACATGGCCCGCAACATGAATGTGTACGGCGGCGTGGTGTTCAGCCAGCGGGTGCTGCTGGCCCTGGTGGAAGCCGGCATCAACCGCGAAGACGCTTACCGGATTGTGCAGCGCAACGCCCACAGCGCCTGGAACACAGACGGCGGCAACTTCCGCGCCAACCTTGAAGCCGACGGCGAGGTGACGGGCAAGCTCAGCGCTGAGCAGCTGGCTGAGTGCTTCAGCACCGATCTACATCAGGCCAACCTGGGCGTGGTCTGGCAGCGACTAGGGATTTGA
- a CDS encoding TlyA family RNA methyltransferase: MARKQRLDLELVARGLAASRQQAQQLIRAGRVRQGDKVLDKPGTEVLPEAELLVQQLPRYVSRGGEKLVRALEAFPIAVQGRVCLDGGISTGGFSDCLLQHGACRIYGIDVGYGQTAWSLRSDPRVVLKERTNLRHLTPAELYGPEDPWPDLAVADVSFIALALVLPALLALLQPQAPVDLLLLVKPQFEVGKGRVGKGGVVRDPVAHCDAIEGVITAATGLGLVACGLVASPITGPAGNHEYLLWLRRSDCDGQVGMADGAGDAFEPVEQLVEPAQSDPKLRPAPISPAPISPEQIKTLVASTLTPRE, encoded by the coding sequence ATGGCCCGCAAGCAACGACTGGATTTGGAGCTCGTGGCCCGCGGCCTGGCGGCTAGCCGTCAGCAGGCCCAGCAGTTGATTAGGGCCGGGCGGGTGCGCCAAGGCGACAAAGTGCTCGATAAACCAGGCACCGAGGTGCTGCCGGAGGCGGAGCTGCTGGTGCAGCAGCTTCCCCGCTACGTATCAAGGGGTGGCGAAAAGCTGGTGCGGGCTCTGGAGGCCTTCCCCATCGCCGTGCAGGGGCGCGTTTGCCTTGATGGCGGCATCTCCACTGGCGGCTTCAGCGATTGTCTGCTTCAGCACGGGGCCTGCCGCATTTACGGAATTGATGTGGGCTACGGCCAGACGGCCTGGAGCCTGCGCAGTGATCCTCGGGTAGTGCTCAAGGAGCGCACCAACCTGCGTCACCTCACCCCGGCCGAGCTCTATGGGCCCGAGGACCCCTGGCCCGATCTAGCGGTGGCCGATGTGTCGTTCATTGCCCTGGCCTTGGTGCTGCCGGCGCTGCTGGCGCTGCTGCAACCCCAAGCACCCGTGGATCTGCTGCTGCTGGTTAAACCCCAGTTTGAGGTGGGCAAGGGCCGGGTCGGCAAGGGCGGGGTGGTGCGTGATCCGGTTGCCCACTGCGATGCCATCGAAGGGGTGATCACCGCGGCCACTGGCTTGGGCTTGGTGGCCTGCGGCCTGGTGGCCTCACCGATCACCGGACCTGCCGGCAACCACGAATACCTGCTCTGGCTGCGGCGCTCCGATTGCGATGGCCAGGTCGGAATGGCTGATGGGGCAGGGGATGCTTTTGAGCCTGTTGAACAGCTTGTTGAACCAGCCCAAAGCGACCCAAAACTCCGCCCTGCGCCAATCAGCCCTGCGCCAATCAGCCCAGAGCAAATAAAAACCCTGGTAGCCAGCACGCTGACCCCCAGGGAATAA
- a CDS encoding P-II family nitrogen regulator — protein sequence MKKIEAIIRPFKLEDVKVALVNAGIVGMTVSEVRGFGRQKGQVERYRGSEFTVEFLQKLKLEIVVDDDKVDTVVSAVQDAARTGEIGDGKIFVSTIDSVIRIRTGDRDSGAI from the coding sequence ATGAAAAAAATTGAGGCCATCATTCGTCCCTTCAAGCTCGAGGACGTCAAGGTCGCCCTGGTCAATGCGGGGATCGTGGGCATGACCGTGAGCGAAGTGCGGGGTTTTGGCCGTCAAAAGGGCCAGGTGGAGCGCTACCGCGGCTCTGAATTCACCGTCGAATTCCTCCAGAAGCTCAAACTTGAGATCGTTGTCGATGACGACAAGGTGGACACCGTGGTGAGCGCCGTTCAAGACGCTGCCCGCACCGGCGAAATCGGCGACGGCAAGATCTTCGTGAGCACAATTGATTCGGTGATTCGAATCCGCACCGGTGATCGGGACAGCGGCGCCATCTGA
- the queF gene encoding preQ(1) synthase: MSSSPASASASSLTQTPMYGERAIAEAELICFNNPRPGRAYEISIELPEFTCKCPFSGYPDFAVLRLIYQPGPRVVELKAIKLYVNSYRDRSISHEEVTNRILDDLVAATDPQWMQLEADFHPRGNVHTVVRASHGMRLAC; this comes from the coding sequence ATGTCTTCCAGCCCAGCTTCTGCCAGCGCGTCCTCCCTCACCCAGACGCCTATGTATGGCGAGCGTGCCATCGCTGAAGCGGAGTTGATCTGTTTTAACAATCCCAGGCCTGGCCGTGCCTACGAGATTTCGATCGAGCTGCCGGAGTTCACCTGTAAGTGCCCCTTTTCCGGCTACCCCGATTTTGCGGTGTTGCGCCTGATCTACCAGCCCGGCCCCCGGGTGGTGGAGCTCAAGGCGATCAAGCTCTACGTAAACAGCTACCGCGACCGCTCCATTTCCCATGAAGAGGTGACCAATCGCATCTTGGATGATCTGGTTGCCGCCACCGATCCCCAGTGGATGCAGCTGGAGGCTGATTTTCACCCCCGCGGCAACGTTCACACCGTGGTGCGCGCCAGCCACGGCATGCGGCTGGCTTGTTAA